AACTGCTACTGGTAAATATAAAATGACGTCATAAAGTCAATAGGATGAAATGCATGAAGACCACGCAGTGTGAGGAGAATGCACAAGGAGGATGAACTGAATCTTGTTTGACAAGTTAACGTGTGGCAAATGGGGAGGTTAATGAGCTAGGGGCCGGTGTGACCATCAGACGTTGGCACCGCGGGGTCATCCCTTGCCCCAAGCGGCCTCATATATATTTGGATTCCTTGCCGTGTCCCAGCTGTTACGCTCGGCCCAGCACGCTAGTCACTTTTGGAGGACGAACAAGGAGAACAAAGCAGCGATGGCGATGGCCAGTGAGCTTTGTGCAATCCATAACACATGCTCGTGCCATGGGGAGAGAAAACTAGGCAGGCGTGGTGCGAGGTGGGTAAGTGCAGCAGCTAACAGGAGCGTTCATCCGGCATCCTGTCTGAATTTCCACCTGTCTCTTGGCCTGTTGGGGGATGTGATGTGACTTTCTCATCCATCCTTGATTTAATTAGCACTGATCTGTGGAGGGCTGCACTGGCCACTCACAGATAGCAAGGCTGGGGAGCACTATTGCATTGTGTTTGTCTGAACCAAGGGCGTTGCACAATGAGCATGCTCTGGTAATAAAAGACTGTTCGTGAAGTATCATTGTAAAAAGGCCGCACTTTGGGAGGAGCATTGTTAGTGAAATGCACACTGGAACCAACTGGAATGAACCGgcaggtggggggtgggggtggcgggggtgggggggctgctTGATACCGTAATAATAAAGCAGGGCTCCACATTTTATGTTACTGTGGGGGTGTCATAACAAgcagcatatgtgtgtgtgtttaattgaGGTAGTGCATCTTTGTGTGAATGTTACCATATGCaacactgtgcaaaagtctCTGATTTGCTCTTTTAGCGGTACTGTAATTGCAACTACCGTCACTCGGTAGAGGCTGATCTGCtgacaaaagtgaaaaagtaaATCACTGTGTCGTATTTGTTTGTGAATGACCACACTACTTCCCAGATGGTGGAGGACAACTAACAGATGGGCAGTAGCATTATTATTCTATAAGGagcattatttttgttgtagattttgtcatacagtaatccctcgccactttgtgcttcgaatttcgcggcttcattcTCTCACGATTttcataatgttatattataattatgtaAAATGAATATATGAATTCTGCATTGTTGTTTAATACGGaccattataaataaaaaagcatattgaagcaaattttacttttttttttcaagcataaaaatggctaagtgaaccaaaatacaaaaataaggcatttagaagacacattcaaagtgtgtagtattctacactggtcactaggtgtcagtaatgtactgtaacgttaccagacttgattgtcggaaaaacaggcttttatcgcatgtttgaatgatctcacaacaggtgcaataatcccgaacacgggctactgttgcggccgtaccCCATAGCaagattacaaaaaaaagccacTCCCTGTCTGCCCCCACTCACCTCCCCAAGCACCGGAACACaagcacagcaacacacacgagcacacgtctcattcatgtcttaaatggcttactttctcttattatgtctgctatattggataatacgagtataaaggtgactataggggtgtcactTCATGtatggagggctctaataatgttaaaaaacatatttagaaggctgtaaacaggcTGTCTATTCTGTAATTCCAAAAATACtccacttataaataaggaatgaccaattaaccgcgataaacgagggattactgtaatgttaaatgtatctGTTCTACTCTTTTCTGATTTATTATATATCCAAATGACTGCTGTGAAAAAGTTcatgaacacaacaaaaacagtggGACTTttacacagtactgtatatgatatattTTCATCTTCCAAATTATAACATACGTATGCTCTATTATAGGTGCTAAAAATGGTAATCTATATTGTGTTTGGGCCAATGTACAGGTGTGCTCTCACCATGGCTGCTGTCGTGGCGGCGGCTTGCGCAGCGACCGCTGTCTGATTGGCCTGGTGTTGGGCGGCCTTGATTTTGGCCTGCAAGTGTGCCGGCGGGTGGAAGTATTTACACTTCTCGCGAGAGCAACGACTCTTGATGTAGTCCATGCAGACGGTGACTGTGTTGTCACTGGTGTCGATCATGGGGCTGTCACTTGGGTGGGCAAAGCGGCAGTCGGTCTCGCCACGAGCGCAGTTGCCCCGCTGGAATTCACGACAAACCTGAAATGGCACACAGATGAGCAATGACAGGAGAGAACAAAAGGTAAATGCATTGTATTTGATTCATTCCATCATCATGTAATTTAAATGTACTGGAAGCCTGGCATGGAGAGACAAGGATTTACGTTTACTTTGCTCTACATGACATGACTTGAATTGCAAAGACCGGAACACATAATACACACAGGTCCtcaggaatttacatttttctagTGAGTAACAAAACTACAACATATCAAACCCAAAGAACCATGGAACCATGAAAGCAGCCAGTGTTGAAGCCTGCCTGGCTATAATCGCAGGGGATATGCTTTTCACGTAAATTTTGGGGTCCGTTACGCCTCTGAGACACATACACGCAGGCCATTTGCATGGGTCCAGGCGCAGCATGTTCACGCACGCTCTGCGTGGGAGTGCATACATGTCTCTGAGGGATGCTGTTTCATTAGCGAGCTTCATTTAGTTGCTAAGTGATAGCACTCGTGAAGACAAACACGTTGAGGCACACACCTACGCATCACCTCTAGCTACAGTATTATAGCGATAACAATTGtttatctttgtgtgtgtgtatgtgtgtggggaGGGGGGTGTAAAACGCGCCCCTTCATTTCATAATTAACAAGGTCTTCTCATTCAGTGTTGCATGCTGGGGGGCTGGTGTGATCTCATCGccatcaccttttttttaatgcaatatatatttttgatacaAGATCaaataattaaacaagaaagatGACAAACCGAAGCTCTTTAACATTTGCCTGACAGCAGTGCAGGCGTTCGATCTGGCTGTGTTTCAATTCCGCttcttttttccactttttgaaTTTGCAGTtgttaaaacaaatatatagCGAGAGGATTGGAATCAATATTTGTGCAACGGTTCTCGAGAAATCCCCCTTACGCTATCAGCCACAATATTCAAACCTGTATaatctaatgcaggggtgtccaaaccttttccagcgagggccacatgctgaaaaatgaaaggatgcaagggccactttgatatttagtaaaccaACAGGTGAAATACTACTAAAAATGATGtgtaatacgagtttattcttgtaaaattgcgactttggTTCTTCAAtcgtttatgacttttttcttaatattttgactttattgtaataaaattacagctgttttttttccatttcaacaataatgaaaattttctttatttcaacagtgttaccaaaatgatatttttcctcattttacaagtttattttcataaaattgcaacttttttctcattagaaatgtttttttttctcttaatattttgactttactctggtcacatttttgctgtggattttttctgtataattttccaactatttcaactttctttctgatattttgactttattccaatgttataaattttcccccaacctaagtttccaaaaattacaactttagtcattgtttttggtttaaaaaaaaaaaagtaactttttttctttaatatttcaacttcatgctactaaaatgacatttttcctcatactattacttcattcttgtgaaattatggctttttttccttgctagattacaactgttctcttcatattttgacttttgattgagtttcccatttttgctgctgctgttgttgtttttttattttccttgttaaatgacatttttagactgtgctgcgggccaacaaCAATCACAGCGGtggaccgcaaatggcccccgggccgcactttggacaccccgatcATAATGAGAGCATTTCCAAGTGCTCTATCTAACATCCTTTAGAAAGATAGTAACTGATAGGGTATGATAGATATTAGGTTTTGAGTATTCAGGTCCTGTTCCAATTCTGTCCCCACATTAGTGTGCTTCATGTACGGCCTTTGCTCCCTTTCTTCCTAGTCATAATGTTATGCAAGTTGATAAAGGCAAAGAACTGGTACAGAAGGGAAGTGCCATGCAGACCATGTATGGCTAGAATATTTATGATGATTGACTGATATTGTTATTGCGCCTTTAGATTTAGTCTATTAGCTCAGTTATTTTTAAACTAATTGCTTCTCACAGAGGCCTTCACAATACACAGTCGACatccatgacacacacacacacacacacacacacacacacacacggcttaCATACAACTGATGGAAAGATActgagacacacaatagatgcattgttctcactcactcAAGGTTAACTTTCACTACAACACCAGTGACAACACTTTCACCTTCTAGAGGGGCTTGGTAACTGCTATCTATAGTCTGTGTACTTTCACTATGGGCTCTTCTTCGATCTTCCTTGTTGATGATAGAATCCAGCGCTGTAATCAAATATGGTGCTCTTATTTCTTAATACAAATTGAAAACCTTTCAAATTGTGTGATCACTGACTACTTCTctgaaaggctaaagagaagcgATAGCCTTTACATGACTTAATTCAGTTTTATTGACTTATTCGGTGTTGCCCCTTCGCCGTTGTGCTGTTGGATACTTTAGATGTGCAATCGGTCAAGAATGTGTGGCTGGTCTGTATATGGTATCTTCTCGTTGGCCATTACATTCCAGGAGCTACATcatatttcatgttatttttcccgCCACAGTCATAATGCAGTGACTTCACCGCCATTGTTCATCGTCCTGTAAAACCTCCATCTTGTTAGAAGTCATATTCACATGAACGTACAATCTCAAATGTGATCATGCTTGTCTCTTCTGAGAGAGAAGGAATGTTGGGATGGGTCACCTCCAGTTTGTCTGTTCGCAGCAGTTTCTGGTTGGCGGAGGAGCTTGCAGACACCGACACAGGAGGACTGCCTGGGACGATCACTGGGGTGCTGGGCAAGATGTCTGTGGGCACCAGGCCCATGCTGTGAGACATGGGGGTCAAGTATGGTGTGTAGCTCAAACCTGCGCTGGAGCCCAGGGCTTGACTAACTGGAAAAGTCTGCTGCAGAAGGAAGACATTTGACCTATTTACAGTCTGTAATGACGTACAACTTCCTTCTtggtatacagtacatttcctGTAAGCAGCACTGACCACAGGTTGCATGGTGGTGCCAGGAATCATAAACTGCATCTGATGAGCCAACATGGCGGCTGCTGTTTTCTGCTGGATCAGGTTATTACGCCCGTTGATCTCTAGTTGGGTCTTCAGGTGGGCAGGCGGGTGTAGGTACTTGCAGTTCTCCCGTGTGCAGCGGCCCTGAGCGGGATGACAAACAGACAAAGGAGGTCACGTACGGATGCTTTGGAAAGTGGACTTGAACTTGACTGAGGGCCTGCAGCGTTTTCATAAACAGGCCTTCCTTCTGGAAGATGCAAATACAGCATGGGTGTGGTCATGACAACAGAGACCCTGTTGGATTAAGGAAATGTAACTGCCTGCCACATGCTTAATGGCAGTACACACTATGAGCAGAGACAAAGTAGGAGAGGGGGTCCGGAAGGAGCAAATGGAAAGTGAAAGGGAGGAGAGAGGACAGCCGAGGGGCACAACAGGGCAGAGAGGAGAGATCGTAACATGCTGGCCATGACCTGGCACATTGTGCGGAGGGTGGAGCCAAGAGAAGTGTGATGAGAATCATAAACAACTTAGACTGCGGTTGCTAAGACGATGCTCCTGCTTTATTTCCTGTCATTGCAGGAAAAGCGCAAGTAAAAGTCATCACTGCCTGGTTCTTGGAAATAATTCATACAAAAATCTGTTTTGAACAATACAGTGAAAGATGCAGTGTtgctcaaaaaaacaacaatcagttttaaaaaattgctaaattaCCCTCAAatccggtgtataaaccgcacgtgtccacgtcataaaattgcatattgtggcgcgcccgagtgtgaggaccaggcagctttttatttgacaggagccaatcatgagctatgaaaaaaaacctcacaacaagcttatcaaccaattggaaattgcagcaggtatttactcaatataacagcctGACTCACGGATCTTAcatagaacactaaactcatcacacagcaactgaacACTCAACAAGTATAGCTAAAAacgattttaaaataaaaaaactttttaaagttttcccataatgcatttcgttttAGCAACGCAAATAAacagctaccgtttcctcactgactcgcaagcggcacagtatttaaacatttagtagttctgaagtaaaggagatgtcacgagattagaatttagccataaattcgcagcaccgctgtataagacgCAGACTTCAAaggttaagaaaaaagtagtggcttatacactggaatttacagtaatgGTACAAGAAAAACGTAATGTGGTGAAACTGTCAGTGAAATATGTAGAAAAAAATTACTTATTGTGCATTTTTAGGAAATTACAAAAAAGAACACAACCCAAGGGATGCATAATGATGAATGCCTGATGGATTGTTTTCCAACCTCAACctgtttacatactgtacatgctttcaGCTATGTTGCATGGTGGGCGGGTGAACAGAATAAttcaaaacaaacaggactCCAGTTATAAGCTCACGACTTCCAGTGTAAACACAACCAATAATCTTCCGTCAAGATAAAACCAATAAAACCGGcctattcttgtcaaatattaaaaatacgCAGCAGAACATCAAACACTCAATTGGCACTGTTTCAGTTATATTTTTATTCCCACTGATTTGAAGCCACCACAAGGAAAAGAAAGGAGAATagaagaaaatgaatgtttttcttCGCATGTCTAAGACTGGCTGTGCCACACGGCAGGCGCAACACAGAGCGAGGGCTACAACGTTTCTGTAATGATGAGCGACTCAGGCTGACTGACCTCTATGCCCTGCAGCGAGCTGCTCAAATCTCCTCCTTTATGCTTCACATGAGGCAACTCACACCTGCCCACACATATGCATATTAAATCCCTGGATCACAACACGCATCGCCCACGCACACCACACAACACTGCCATGCTTGAGGACATGCACACAAACCTGGTGATGCCATGTCCAGTCTGGGGGAATAATGTTTGCGCTGGACCTCGCAACCAGGTGTCAACACTAATTGTAGCCACCACAGacacttgtgtgtgtatgtgtgtgtgtgtttgctgcaaCCAGGGGCATGTGTGGGCAGCTGCAATAATGCACAATAGTATACATGCAAAGGTCTGGACAGCATCCAAAAGGAAATCTGCAAGCGTAGCACAGCATCAGCATCACTACCTACAGAGGTCATAAAAATCATACATGCACAGTCAAGCTTGGGAGACCCACACTCCTCACGGTGTTCATTTTGTCCATTTAAGTGGAATAATTTCGTCTCTGGTGCCTGTGAGTGGCATATGATTCTTTTCACCGCTCATCATCACTCTCTTGAAAGTGATTAGGTAAACGGTGGCTGAGATCCCTGGGCAAAGTTTTATAATGCACAACCTAGTCAAGCTAAGTGCCGCCCTTGGACCTCCATTGCTTTTATCTTGTCAAACTGTGCGAGTCTTTCTCACTTAAGCACCcaaggttttttttcctgtgcatTGTGCTTGGCCTTTGCATGAATTTGGTTTCATTAAGTTGTGCTTTCTGACAAGTTTGTACAGTGCAGTGCTGTCCTGAATTCttacttttatcatgttttttaaGCACACTTAAAATGTATGAATTGGATCATCAAACATACCTAAATATTAGACAAAGATAATCCAAGCAaagacaaaatgcagcttttaagtaatcattttatttattaaccaaaacaaactatccaaacctacatggcccaaagtgaaaaagtaatttcccCCGAAACTTAATAACTGGTTATGTTTCGCTTAGCAGCAACAAATGCAGCGTTTGTAAAAACTGGCGATGATTTCACATCGCTGTGAGGAATTGTGTTCATTCCGAGCACAAACcgcatttttaaggtcatgcctcaataggattcaagtcTGGACTTCAACTAGGCCGCTCCAAaaccttcattttgtttttttaaaagccatTCAGTGGCAGACTTGTTGGTGTGTCTTTGCCTTTGCTGCAGAACCTAACTAAGTGTGCTTCAACTTGAGCTCACAAACTGATGGCCAAACTTTGGATGGATTTTTGGTCTGGATTTTTGGGTCAAGAGCAGAATTCATGTCATTCCCATCACCAAAATATGACCAGTACATTGCTTTCAgtgacctggcagttatgtgtagtgctaaagagttttgtgatttccgagcGTCAGTAAACGTGACATGTGTCCCGGCTGTGTGGTATTGTAGAGTTAATCTTATGAAACATTACACACAACTCACTCCTCCTTTGCCCCAGGATGAAACACTGTCCGCAACACCCTTCTACTCCCATTTCCTCAAGATGAACATCCCAATTAACTCAACTCATGAACTCAATTCAAGAAACGACATTGTTGAACTGTTCCTACAGTATGTCATCAATGGTGTGTACTTTAGTCTTCCCATATAAGGACACAGGCACATAAACAAGGGATATTTGCAGTTGTTTTGCAACTCCAAAAGGGGGTGAGTTATATTATAGAATTACCGTAATTTTCAGTGtttaagccgctacttttttctcacgctttgaaccctgcggcttatccAGTGACGCAGCTAATGTGTGGTTGCGTTCTGGTCTCATGACATCTTCGGAGCAGTTATTTTGCGCTTTGCGTGCGCGCCCTCATCGTCAGTGATTTATTTACCGATTCGAAgccgagtaaaattcaggctggtatcgatACCATGCCAATGCTTTGTGTCGATTGAATCGATTTTAGAACCTCGAGATCTACTATCGGAGgcatcgatatttcagtatcgacccgcacatcactactcatCATGGAGAACGTGTGAAGAGGCGCATGTGATGCGCGGCTTTCAGAGTTGAAGGCGATCGATCTAGCGGCTTCGGCTCAGGTCTGCCGGTGGATTCCGGCAGCGTGGAGCGGTGTCGGGAGGCCCACTGTTGCCGGCAGGTTTCGGTGGGGCTGGACTGCTGAGTGCTGGGGAGAACAGCACGGGCTCGGGGTCTGATTTGCCTCAGGCCAGCAGTGGAAACGAAAGAAGTAGAGGGACCAGCGGCGTGTGTTCTGAGGGACTTGTGGGGGTGATCGGTTCTGATATgtacgactttagtggttttagtttccaaaaggaggaggaggacagcaatgaatgacttttctacTGTTTAACCAGCCGTATTACACGCACAGTTTGGcacaaagcatttatttaattgaaaGTTTAAAAATCTTTCTCTGTAACATCCTTCAGTGTATTAAATATTGCTAACACCTGCAACTGATAGATcggtgcggcctatatatgtacaaatatttttttctctttaaatttagtgggtgcagtttAAATATCACTCTATAGTACGGAAATCTTTTTGTGAAGTCCGCCTGCACTGAAGATGAGGTCAACTTTACCTGAGGTTGTTTAACAGCTGCTCTTtcagaacatccatccatccattttctatgccgcttatcctcattagggttgccggggtgtgctggagcctatcccagctgactttgggcaagaggcgagtcgcaggtcacatatagacaaacaaaaattcacactcacattcatacctatcgccaattaacctagcatgccgCGTTATCGGAATgcgggaagaaaccggagtacccgaagaaaacccacacatgcacggggagaatatgcaaactccacacagagattcaaacccaggtcttctcgatctcctgactgtgtggccaacatgctaaccactctgcACCATGCGGCCCCTCTTTCAGAACATGTTTTGCTAAATTCCTTAAGTGTGAAGTGCACCCGTTACACCGTGCACAAGCTCGGGGTCTGCCAAAAGGCTGCCCAGATAAGGAGTAACTTCTGGTAATGCCGCATCATTTGGTATCGTTTCGAACTCTATTTAACTGTAGTGGAATAAACGAGGGGAGCCCCTTCTCCTTCAAACTACAGATGTATCGCTGAGTGGTTTCTCAATAGTCAACAACAGTGTCTGAGCGCGGAGAGGACAGCTgagtttgctgatattgttttggcgtggttctgCCAACTGTAGCCCATTTTGTATTTGCAagaaagagattgttgatcgaccaacTCCTCATCATCCTGACAACCTCTGTGCAGACGTTACAATCCGATCTTTATCCTTTCTTAATGATGGTTGCACGAGTCAAGGGCCCAATATTGAGCACTTAGTGTATTTCAACTTGTCATGAGCCCTTgagcgagtctcgtgtttacgggAGCACGTACCGGTACATAACCATGAAATAACATAACACTGAACGCTGTAAACCAAAGACCACACCACTGAGGAGTCTTCAAAAAATTGAGAGATTCACAAAAAAAGATTCAAAGTCAGGTGGTCTGTCTGAATTGTGCGTTTCTGGCAGACATAGTCACAGTTGTCATCAAGTAACAATACCATGCACCCACGTGTGTAAAATGATGCATTCATCTAAGTGAGGGAAGTGTTAATCACTATTGTGCATTGTAAGCAGACAGCCATCATCCACATCACGCCTATTTAGCATGCAAAGTGGAAAAACATCTTTGACAAGTATGAAAGGACGGGTAATAGAAGTGGCAATAGATAGCAACAGCTTTACTTTTGGGTGTGTGTGATTAGTACTATCGGTCATCAGCAGGGGGCTCTATTTTCAGGCTGCCACACTTGAAGATTCAAGGCACATAATATGAGGTAAGATTATGCTgcatcacataaaaaaaagtgtgtgctcAATGTTATAGTCACACATTCGGAATCAGATCCCAGTGACTGCAGACGTGTTTTATTTCAGGGGGTGGTagacacacacagatgcccacacatacacacacttctGTCTGCGCCACCCACTCGGAGCAAAGCAGGATCTATTCATTGCAGTTGTCTATGAAAAGGATCTTTGAAAGCACCAAGGCTTCTCTGTGATTCGTGCACCCGCCGCCAGTGTGTAGCCATAGCTACGTGGTAAAATTATACATTTCGGTAGGCCTGCTCACATGGCAACCTCTCATTGTAGGCTGTGCCGAGCCCAGCGCGTGCCAACAGCTATGGTCCTTTGGTACTGGTGAGGGTCCTCTAATAAGGGAGTGCTTTCAGTCAGAATGGACAATTATATCCTTGCGTGGCAGGGACCCACCAATGAGGTCAAAGTTAAATTACCACTTGGGGAATCCTGATAAAAGGCAGCTACAGTAAATTCATTAACGGATGACACCGCTTTCTCCTTTTGTGGATTGTTCCCTTGTTGTAGTTCTTGTAATTGGTGTCTACTAATCATCATTGCCATCCATCTATTTATCTGATATAATTACATGACCTTGGTTACAGGACCAATATAACAGGACAGAACAAGGGATGATGTCCCCTAGCATGAGAGCAGGGGATGCGTGATGACCTTTCACCTGCAAAAAATAACTCTACTCGCCTAGCTACCGTTGCCCTTGGAAGCAGCAAGGATAACCATTGTGGGGGAGAACATGTTTCGCGTTTCTCCTGTGATGCGTGCCAAATGGACCGCGCAGAGCTGGCATCCCCAGTCTGGACTTCATCCTGACATCTTCATCAGCAGCAAAAACCCTCCCCACCTCCTCCATCAGTCTGTGTGAATGGTCAGAGTGGTGTGTATCTGTGGGTGATACAGACACAGAGGGCCAGTCTTCTACCAAGCCTGCAGAATAGCGCTTCAGTTGTGGGCTCCTCCCTTCACCActgtaacatttacattttgccctCAAAGGCAGCTCTATCCTCTGGTCTGTGATACACTGGCCGCTTGCTTGCATATAGGCTGGAAATGGCCTTGTAAAGCCAACTGGAAATGAGTCTTTATACAACACCATGAAGGTTCTCGTTGCCATTAGTGGAGGAGCAAACTGCACTCCGCCAGGAGCTTGCTTATTGCTGTTCTTTCCCACAGCACCACTCAGCAAACCAAATATTCGTCTTTTCTTTTTGCCTGTCACACATGCAGTGTAGGTTTTGCAagcacaaatggacaaaaaactTTGGACATACTTGAATTGAAAAGGGTGCCCAATTTTGTGGGCTTggtctgttctgttctgttctgtatCACTGTGCCCCAGTTCAATTCACGTGGTGGAGTTAGTTGCGAAAGAACTTGACCTGACCCCTAGCTGATCGAGCTGTGAATCAAACACCTTTGAGGTGGCTATCCAGCATCAAtgacttctaaaaaaaatactttcttcCATTTCAGTCCCAGCACATGTAATGGCCACGTGTCCTAATCTTTAGTCCATATCCTTGAGGAGGCTATTAAAGTGTCTGCACATCTCTCTGATGCTGAAGCAGCACTCGGCCCCGTGATCAATGTTGTTGTGACTGGTGGTATTGACAGGCTGTGTTAAAACAGAAATCAGGGAGGAAGATCACAAGGGCTTAACAGGCTAATGGCTCAGCACATAAAAGTGAGCCCAGTGTTCAATCAGTTCTGTGAAAGGAAACGGACTCAAACAGGCCTATCGGTGGATGGGATAGCAGATGTCACAGATTGCACATAGTTGTCTGCATTTATTGTCGATTACGTAAAGAAGAGGAGAACAGCTGACTCCAATGTTTCGGACATGAAGCTTGTGATATTTGTAATGCACTTTACAGCAAAGCAGGAGAACATGTTGTATCCCCACTGACTGGAGATGAAGGGTTGGACGAGTTTTAAGCATCTGTATCTGTGTCTGTATCTGGGGGTGCTAACCAA
Above is a genomic segment from Dunckerocampus dactyliophorus isolate RoL2022-P2 chromosome 1, RoL_Ddac_1.1, whole genome shotgun sequence containing:
- the mbnl2 gene encoding muscleblind-like protein 2 isoform X6; this translates as MALNIASIRDTKWLTLEVCRQFQRGTCSRSDEECKFAHPPKSCQVENGRVIACFDSLKGRCTRENCKYLHPPAHLKTQLEINGRNNLIQQKTAAAMLAHQMQFMIPGTTMQPVVSAAYRKCTVYQEGSCTSLQTVNRSNVFLLQQTFPVSQALGSSAGLSYTPYLTPMSHSMGLVPTDILPSTPVIVPGSPPVSVSASSSANQKLLRTDKLEVCREFQRGNCARGETDCRFAHPSDSPMIDTSDNTVTVCMDYIKSRCSREKCKYFHPPAHLQAKIKAAQHQANQTAVAAQAAATTAAMTQSTAKAMKRPLEATVDLAFPHSVLQPLPKRPALEKSNGASSLFNPSVLHYQQALTSAQLQQPAFFPTATTPATSVPYAATAPANQIILK
- the mbnl2 gene encoding muscleblind-like protein 2 isoform X5, encoding MALNIASIRDTKWLTLEVCRQFQRGTCSRSDEECKFAHPPKSCQVENGRVIACFDSLKGRCTRENCKYLHPPAHLKTQLEINGRNNLIQQKTAAAMLAHQMQFMIPGTTMQPVVSAAYRKCTVYQEGSCTSLQTVNRSNVFLLQQTFPVSQALGSSAGLSYTPYLTPMSHSMGLVPTDILPSTPVIVPGSPPVSVSASSSANQKLLRTDKLEVCREFQRGNCARGETDCRFAHPSDSPMIDTSDNTVTVCMDYIKSRCSREKCKYFHPPAHLQAKIKAAQHQANQTAVAAQAAATTAAMAFPHSVLQPLPKRPALEKSNGASSLFNPSVLHYQQALTSAQLQQPAFFPTGSVLCMTPASSLVPMMYSATPATVSAATTPATSVPYAATAPANQIILK
- the mbnl2 gene encoding muscleblind-like protein 2 isoform X7, translated to MALNIASIRDTKWLTLEVCRQFQRGTCSRSDEECKFAHPPKSCQVENGRVIACFDSLKGRCTRENCKYLHPPAHLKTQLEINGRNNLIQQKTAAAMLAHQMQFMIPGTTMQPVVSAAYRKCTVYQEGSCTSLQTVNRSNVFLLQQTFPVSQALGSSAGLSYTPYLTPMSHSMGLVPTDILPSTPVIVPGSPPVSVSASSSANQKLLRTDKLEVCREFQRGNCARGETDCRFAHPSDSPMIDTSDNTVTVCMDYIKSRCSREKCKYFHPPAHLQAKIKAAQHQANQTAVAAQAAATTAAMAFPHSVLQPLPKRPALEKSNGASSLFNPSVLHYQQALTSAQLQQPAFFPTVPMMYSATPATVSAATTPATSVPYAATAPANQIILK
- the mbnl2 gene encoding muscleblind-like protein 2 isoform X11, with protein sequence MALNIASIRDTKWLTLEVCRQFQRGTCSRSDEECKFAHPPKSCQVENGRVIACFDSLKGRCTRENCKYLHPPAHLKTQLEINGRNNLIQQKTAAAMLAHQMQFMIPGTTMQPVQTFPVSQALGSSAGLSYTPYLTPMSHSMGLVPTDILPSTPVIVPGSPPVSVSASSSANQKLLRTDKLEVCREFQRGNCARGETDCRFAHPSDSPMIDTSDNTVTVCMDYIKSRCSREKCKYFHPPAHLQAKIKAAQHQANQTAVAAQAAATTAAMAFPHSVLQPLPKRPALEKSNGASSLFNPSVLHYQQALTSAQLQQPAFFPTGSVLCMTPASSLVPMMYSATPATVSAATTPATSVPYAATAPANQIILK
- the mbnl2 gene encoding muscleblind-like protein 2 isoform X3 is translated as MALNIASIRDTKWLTLEVCRQFQRGTCSRSDEECKFAHPPKSCQVENGRVIACFDSLKGRCTRENCKYLHPPAHLKTQLEINGRNNLIQQKTAAAMLAHQMQFMIPGTTMQPVVSAAYRKCTVYQEGSCTSLQTVNRSNVFLLQQTFPVSQALGSSAGLSYTPYLTPMSHSMGLVPTDILPSTPVIVPGSPPVSVSASSSANQKLLRTDKLEVCREFQRGNCARGETDCRFAHPSDSPMIDTSDNTVTVCMDYIKSRCSREKCKYFHPPAHLQAKIKAAQHQANQTAVAAQAAATTAAMTQSTAKAMKRPLEATVDLAFPHSVLQPLPKRPALEKSNGASSLFNPSVLHYQQALTSAQLQQPAFFPTVPMMYSATPATVSAATTPATSVPYAATAPANQIILK
- the mbnl2 gene encoding muscleblind-like protein 2 isoform X1, producing the protein MALNIASIRDTKWLTLEVCRQFQRGTCSRSDEECKFAHPPKSCQVENGRVIACFDSLKGRCTRENCKYLHPPAHLKTQLEINGRNNLIQQKTAAAMLAHQMQFMIPGTTMQPVVSAAYRKCTVYQEGSCTSLQTVNRSNVFLLQQTFPVSQALGSSAGLSYTPYLTPMSHSMGLVPTDILPSTPVIVPGSPPVSVSASSSANQKLLRTDKLEVCREFQRGNCARGETDCRFAHPSDSPMIDTSDNTVTVCMDYIKSRCSREKCKYFHPPAHLQAKIKAAQHQANQTAVAAQAAATTAAMTQSTAKAMKRPLEATVDLAFPHSVLQPLPKRPALEKSNGASSLFNPSVLHYQQALTSAQLQQPAFFPTGSVLCMTPASSLVPMMYSATPATVSAATTPATSVPYAATAPANQIILK